In Amphiprion ocellaris isolate individual 3 ecotype Okinawa chromosome 3, ASM2253959v1, whole genome shotgun sequence, one genomic interval encodes:
- the LOC111564888 gene encoding protein TsetseEP-like — protein sequence MGNRFSRRRDAPATTEAVAAEQKAAEEPASAQPAEESAITQTQEAIENLDVVVGEQVTLKARLPTEECASECKEVEAPAAPVCDPEPEPAVKETPAPVQPEPLVTDSEPTPPEPEPVVEAPPAPEPVPEPAPEPVPEPESAPVPEPDPVPEPEPVPEPEPVAEVDPVPEGDPVPEAVIEAEPETIPEPEPTPAEPMEQQTDLLSQESLPEPGLPSRPLIDFAVPDVTPIPVSPDEPADVPAGEQSQDSAEAAENSTLEPEQPAETSEALEKLVEVEAPECLEKLGSDVNEESVCEILKNLELKGNDLVNDLIPSDVKIPDDTPIIDVSTSTELM from the coding sequence ATGGGAAACAGGTTCAGCAGAAGGAGAGATGCCCCAGCGACCACTGAAGCTGTGGCCGCCGAACAGAAGGCTGCAGAGGAGCCAGCATCTGCTCAGCCAGCAGAAGAATCTGCAATAACACAGACTCAGGAGGCCATAGAGAACCTGGATGTGGTGGTGGGGGAGCAGGTGACACTGAAGGCACGTTTACCCACTGAAGAATGTGCATCAGAGTGTAAGGAGGTAGAAGCTCCTGCTGCACCAGTGTGTGATCCAGAACCAGAGCCTGCCGTAAAGGAAACCCCAGCTCCAGTCCAGCCTGAACCTCTGGTCACAGATAGTGAACCAACACCTCCAGAGCCAGAGCCCGTTGTTGAAGCTCCACCTGCCCCAGAACCAGTCCCAGAACCAGCCCCAGAGCCAGTCCCAGAGCCAGAATCTGCCCCAGTTCCAGAACCTGACCCAGTTCCAGAGCCTGAACCAGTTCCAGAGCCTGAACCAGTTGCAGAGGTAGACCCGGTTCCAGAGGGAGACCCGGTTCCAGAGGCAGTCATCGAGGCGGAACCTGAGACCatcccagaaccagaaccaaccCCAGCTGAGCCCATGGAGCAGCAGACAGACCTGCTCTCCCAAGAGTCTCTCCCAGAGCCAGGGCTTCCTTCACGCCCTCTGATCGACTTTGCTGTCCCTGATGTCACCCCCATCCCCGTCAGTCCAGACGAGCCGGCGGACGTCCCAGCAGGTGAGCAAAGCCAAGACAGCGCCGAGGCTGCCGAGAATTCCACACTGGAGCCAGAGCAGCCTGCAGAAACGTCAGAAGCTCTGGAAAagctggtggaggtggaggcgcCAGAGTGTTTGGAGAAGCTTGGGAGTGACGTCAACGAGGAAAGCGTTTGTGAAATCCTAAAGAACTTAGAGCTGAAAGGAAATGACCTTGTCAATGACCTCATTCCAAGTGATGTCAAGATCCCCGACGACACTCCCATCATAGACGTGAGCACATCCACCGAGCTGATGTGA
- the terb1 gene encoding telomere repeats-binding bouquet formation protein 1 yields MDKMEVCDNNRNTIKTDLSLLLECLKFQMKCPELQKQALLTIHSICEKREDNVDLLRQLGGVVFVHNLSKSSVVHSEVKETALFTLGTLAEANVYCKNSLCRKETFLDLAGCLMKEDIPLTQKRVSVYLLFVLVADNKLGQTLAQTTGCLDILLDLFRTTYPLSTGAILKLAGATQTYQLWTSVSSALCGCVNNPQNEEGQRICVAAFPIIKVWLQQISLPRTEIFQPICSFIAMTVANNSCVQESFSASEGLETLTLALVRLASAADTSLLFCQLSVIISKTLSACITDNTTLASGLAQYGVVSHLFCLLASPHLDPEDRLSVLLTLGHCTEASEEHQSQLAQCGGLPLVITLLAEDTSEEVKKAATFVLQACKQATMCLGVDDLIAKQVENMEHLTNMEGFRHSARDLLCRTDLLEKRQLKEVEDEQEDIDPPSLSDVQGHASLFRALPVSLQRKEGINTIPTYRLAQAGGDSSIKLETVRNIVENDDNSEMKKTANSLSAWGGKSTTSGGGVWCSACKGTGALMSSHIQSLGSGSELQTANSQFKSPLPVRQTKQQEMKCIEELKESEMSEGGRIIVEEQSVSHIRCAGCVLPFEEVTSRTFATLQSSCQHSCDMHKVLEEATEKFRRRHCSLFLRKEHHDKTMEYIHPDRAEPERCSESWRSKSVSLTPLYRGDKKETSTSFKRTGPALTPLKRQRLPEDRDTISDTERRRWSNSGHDALDDQPKNVADQCSTRRKRMDFSREEVDYLLSGVKKYGFSWNSILWSYPFKPGRTNVGLAKKYRHLMVMRKS; encoded by the exons CAGTTTGCTGCTAGAGTGTCTGAAGTTTCAGATGAAATGTCCTGAGTTACAGAAACAAGCTCTTCTCACCATCCACTCCATCTGTGAAAAGAGAG AGGATAATGTGGACCTGCTAAGACAATTGGGAGGTGTGGTGTTTGTGCATAACCTCTCCAAATCCAGTGTTGTTCATTCGGAGGTCAAAGAGACTGCACTATTTACTCTTGGCACCCTGGCAGAGGCCAATG TGTACTGCAAGAATTCCCTGTGCAGAAAGGAGACATTTCTAGACCTTGCTGGTTGTTTGATGAAAGAAGACATCCCGCTGACACAGAAGAGAGTCTCTGTCtatttgctgtttgtgttggtAGCCGACAACA AATTGGGACAGACTTTAGCCCAAACAACTGGCTGCCTTGATATTCTACTGGACCTCTTTAG gACAACTTACCCCCTCTCCACAGGGGCTATTTTGAAATTAGCTGGTGCTACACAAACATACCAACTATGGACATCTGTGTCAAGTGCTCTCTGTGGATGTGTCAACAATCCCCAGAATG aGGAGGGTCAGCGTATTTGTGTGGCAGCCTTTCCCATAATAAAAGTCTGGCTTCAGCAGATTTCTCTGCCTCGCACTGAAATTTTTCAACCCATTTGCTCCTTCATAGCAATGACCGTTGCCAACAACT CCTGTGTTCAGGAGAGCTTTTCTGCCTCTGAGGGTTTGGAAACTCTCACTCTTGCACTAGTTCGTCTCGCTTCAGCTGCAGATACAAGCTTATTGTTTTGCCAACTTTCTGTCATTATATCCAAGACCTTGTCAGCTTGCATAACTGACAACA ctacTCTGGCTTCAGGTCTGGCTCAGTATGGAGTAGTGTCCCACCTTTTCTGTCTGCTGGCCAGTCCACACTTGGACCCTGAGGATAGACTCTCTGTTTTACTaaccctgggccactgcactgaGGCCTCTG AGGAGCACCAGTCCCAGCTGGCCCAATGTGGAGGCCTGCCCCTTGTCATAACTTTACTTGCAGAGGACACAAGCGAGGAGGTTAAGAAGGCTGCCACATTTGTATTGCAGGCTTGCAAACAGGCCA CCATGTGCTTGGGGGTGGATGATTTGATCGCTAAACAGGTTGAAAACATGGAACATCTGACAAATATGGAAGGCTTCCGACATTCAGCCAGAGATTTGCTGTGCAGGACTGACCTGCTAGAGAAAAGACAGCTGAAG GAGGTTGAGGATGAGCAGGAAGACATAGATCCCCCAAGCTTATCTGATGTGCAAGGCCATGCATCTCTGTTCCGAGCCTTACCTGTATCACTGCAAAGGAAGGAGGGGATTAATACCATTCCCACATATAGGCTAGCACAGGCAGGTGGTGATAGCAGCATTAAACTTGAAACTGTCAGAAACATAGTGGAGAATGACGACAACAGTGAAATGAAGAAAACTGCCAACAGTTTAAGTGCCTGGGGAGGGAAGTCTACAACCAGTGGAGGGGGTGTGTGGTGTTCAGCATGCAAGGGTACAGGAGCCCTAATGTCTTCTCATATACAGTCACTAGGGAGTGGCAGTGAGCTACAGACAGCAAACAG TCAGTTTAAGTCCCCGTTACCAGTAAGGCAAACGAAACAACAAGAGATGAAATGCATTGAAG agCTGAAGGAGAGTGAGATGAGTGAAGGGGGCCGAATCATAGTGGAGGAACAGTCTGTCTCTCATATCCGTTGTGCAG gTTGTGTATTACCTTTTGAAGAAGTGACCAGTCGTACTTTTGCAACACTACAAAGCTCTTGCCAGCACAGTTGTGACATGCACAAGGTTCTCGAAGAGGCCACAGAGAAATTCAGGagacgtcactgcagcctttttTTGAGGAAAGAACACCATGACAAAACTATGGAGTACATACACCCAGACAGAGCAGAGCCAGAAAGATGCTCGGAAAGCTGGAGGAGTAAGA gtGTCAGTTTGACTCCACTGTACAGAggagataaaaaggaaacatcCACCTCTTTCAAAAGGACTG GTCCAGCTTTGACTCCCCTAAAAAGGCAGCGTCTTCCTGAAGATAGAGACACAATATCAGATACCG AGAGAAGACGCTGGAGTAACAGTGGACATGATGCTCTTGATGATCAACCGAAGAATGTAGCAGACCAGTGTTCCACA CGAAGGAAGAGGATGGACTTCAGCCGTGAAGAAGTGGATTACCTACTGTCTGGAGTAAAGAAGTATGGCTTCTCCTGGAACTCCATCTTGTGGTCTTATCCCTTCAAACCTGGACGCACCAACGTTGGCTTGGCCAAGAAATACAGGCACCTAATGGTAATGAGAAAATCTTGA
- the si:ch211-127m7.2 gene encoding uncharacterized protein si:ch211-127m7.2 — translation MSEKRRALPAWMERKQEKVKEPLKSSRKRKTARSAFYCMNEEELVEAAVSCLSCGDREDAALRTHQQVEQKPVDTIKKKRKPVISHMTAKRGNLEEESSDGGDDLDMTYVSETDLDITEVETVPYTTSPHHAGSEGQRSEPVQDHVDLEAEKRKEQPQEDDALRLVREIFFT, via the exons ATGTCCGAGAAACGTAGGGCGCTTCCTGCGTGGATGGAGAGGAAACAGGAGAAAGTCAAAGAGCCGCTGAAAAGCAGCAGGAAGCGAAAAACTGCGAG ATCTGCTTTCTACTGTATGAACGAGGAGGAGCTGGTGGAAGCAGCTGTTTCGTGTCTTTCCTGCGGGGACCGTGAGGATGCGGCGCTGCGGACTCACCAACAG GTTGAACAAAAGCCAGTGGACACcataaagaagaaaaggaaaccTGTTATTTCACACATGACAGCAAAGCGTGGTAACTTAGAAGAGGAGTCCTCAGACGGCGGCGATGACCTGGACATGACGTATGTTTCAGAAACAGACCTGGACATCACAGAGGTGGAGACGGTACCATACACCACGAGTCCACATCATGCTGGATCTGagggtcagaggtcagaacCGGTTCAGGATCACGTTGATCTGGAGGCGGAGAAAAGAAAGGAGCAGCCTCAGGAGGACGATGCCTTACGTCTGGTCCGGGAAATTTTCTTCACCTGA